A single window of Sphingobium sp. SCG-1 DNA harbors:
- a CDS encoding crotonase/enoyl-CoA hydratase family protein, whose amino-acid sequence MEASVEPTPPQSDAARVVLHVADGIGHLRLNRPEKMNAFDIVQFTALADHINEIATRKDIRCLVLSGEGRAFSVGLDLQALDGPDRFPDLMPRTYGASNVFQHCAWGLHRLPMPVIAAAHGFAFGAGFQVMLGADIRVASPDLECAMMEIRWGIAPDMAGIALLRNIVRSDVAREITFTGRRIKADEAAALGLVTYVADDPVAKAMEIARAIAASSPDAVRAGKRLLNLEADAVTILMEESREQDALMASANHREAVAAGMEKRPPVFRD is encoded by the coding sequence ATGGAAGCAAGTGTTGAGCCGACCCCGCCCCAATCCGACGCGGCGCGTGTAGTGCTGCATGTGGCGGACGGCATCGGCCATTTGCGGCTCAATCGTCCTGAAAAAATGAACGCGTTCGACATTGTGCAGTTTACGGCCCTTGCCGATCACATCAACGAGATTGCCACGCGGAAGGACATACGCTGCCTGGTATTGTCAGGCGAAGGGCGTGCGTTCAGCGTTGGACTGGACCTGCAAGCGCTGGACGGGCCAGACCGTTTTCCGGACTTGATGCCCCGCACTTATGGCGCCTCGAACGTTTTTCAACATTGCGCATGGGGGCTGCATCGTCTGCCTATGCCCGTGATTGCGGCGGCGCATGGCTTTGCCTTTGGCGCAGGGTTTCAGGTGATGCTGGGCGCAGATATCCGCGTGGCCTCACCCGATCTGGAATGCGCGATGATGGAGATTCGCTGGGGTATCGCGCCGGACATGGCCGGCATCGCTTTGCTGCGCAACATCGTACGCAGCGATGTGGCGCGTGAGATCACTTTCACCGGGCGGCGGATCAAGGCCGACGAGGCCGCCGCTCTGGGTCTCGTCACTTATGTTGCGGACGATCCGGTTGCGAAGGCGATGGAAATTGCGCGGGCGATTGCGGCCTCCAGTCCCGATGCGGTTCGGGCGGGCAAGCGACTACTCAATCTGGAGGCAGACGCCGTGACGATCCTGATGGAAGAATCGCGCGAACAGGATGCTTTGATGGCGTCGGCCAATCATCGCGAGGCGGTGGCGGCGGGCATGGAGAAACGCCCGCCGGTATTCCGCGATTGA
- a CDS encoding ATP-binding cassette domain-containing protein: protein MTRASDEQTGISLFGRIAAAIGMAPSPESRSERARHAANAARQWSGSVEPASLVTCLERLSALCGKPTPRDMLIAALPMPNGFMDPRLAPIAMARAGLDARWDMRPLASLTPQDLPIVMQLREGGSVLLVGLSDDPHATIIDATGEKLVPLPILKELVSEDVLVCGHVDPANGLELDDERSFVRRNPRLWLLGTFLSERKRLGQLLLAAAFLNLCALAIPLYMRAVYDRVVPNLAIESLWALSAGVMIVLVFEFVFKHVRGGYIDAVGVRVGQAIQNRAMASYLHARMGHAESSVGGLMTALRDVEALALLVPQAVVTFCIDVPFFFGYVALIMLIGGWAVAGPIVGAGAMVLVGITAAYALKLSSRRSSKLMHARSNLVVDVTEGLTTIKANQAERHFLRQWDIVSDHIGISSKVARKWSDLPASMAGLLVQMVTVLVVIIGVFQIKAGIMTTGALVAVTMLTGRAMVPVSAAISVVSKGYQSLSQFAALSKILGAEPERETSDPAVKTRAIKGDIRLQNVVFSYSEAATPSLKDITLSIKPGEKIALIGRSGSGKSSLLQLLAGLRQPQGGAITVDGNAIDQYAVSHLRQSISYSAQDATLFNTSIWGNILLGLPEPEADIVERAIAASGLDRFVSRSVEGYGRNVGPNGVKLSGGQRQSVILARALLRDPPILLLDEPTAAMDINSEQAVMEGLRDVAKDRTLVIATHRMALLDLVDRVIWLEEGKVFADRPRAEILMMMRNQQAANRAA, encoded by the coding sequence ATGACGCGGGCTTCAGACGAGCAGACGGGGATCAGCCTTTTCGGGCGGATAGCGGCGGCCATTGGCATGGCGCCGTCACCCGAATCACGCAGCGAGCGCGCGCGCCACGCGGCCAATGCGGCGCGGCAATGGAGCGGATCGGTAGAGCCTGCATCGCTGGTGACATGCCTGGAGCGCCTCAGCGCATTATGCGGCAAGCCGACGCCGCGCGACATGCTGATCGCGGCGCTGCCGATGCCCAATGGCTTCATGGACCCTCGCCTAGCGCCCATCGCGATGGCCCGCGCGGGGCTGGACGCACGATGGGACATGCGGCCACTCGCCAGCCTGACGCCGCAGGATCTGCCGATCGTCATGCAGTTGCGCGAGGGGGGCTCGGTATTGCTGGTCGGCCTGAGCGACGATCCCCATGCCACCATCATCGACGCAACTGGCGAGAAGCTGGTGCCGCTCCCGATCCTGAAGGAACTGGTGAGCGAGGACGTCCTCGTCTGCGGCCATGTCGACCCGGCAAACGGGTTGGAACTGGACGATGAGCGCAGTTTCGTGCGCCGTAATCCGCGCCTCTGGCTGCTCGGCACGTTCCTCAGCGAGCGCAAGCGACTCGGGCAGTTGCTGCTGGCGGCGGCCTTCCTCAATCTGTGCGCGCTGGCTATCCCCCTCTATATGCGCGCGGTTTACGACCGGGTGGTGCCCAATTTGGCGATCGAATCGCTTTGGGCGCTATCGGCCGGCGTGATGATCGTTCTGGTCTTCGAATTTGTCTTCAAACACGTCCGTGGCGGCTATATCGACGCCGTGGGCGTGCGCGTGGGACAGGCGATCCAGAACCGGGCGATGGCGTCCTATCTGCACGCGCGGATGGGCCATGCGGAAAGCAGCGTCGGCGGACTAATGACGGCACTGCGCGATGTCGAGGCGCTGGCCCTGCTCGTGCCGCAGGCGGTCGTGACATTCTGCATCGATGTGCCGTTCTTCTTCGGATATGTCGCGCTCATCATGCTGATCGGCGGCTGGGCCGTTGCAGGACCGATCGTCGGCGCAGGCGCGATGGTGCTGGTGGGCATCACCGCTGCTTACGCCCTGAAACTCTCCAGCCGCCGTTCGTCGAAGCTGATGCACGCCCGTAGCAACCTGGTCGTCGACGTGACCGAGGGGTTGACCACAATCAAGGCCAACCAAGCGGAGCGACATTTCCTGCGCCAGTGGGACATCGTGTCCGATCACATCGGCATCAGTTCCAAGGTCGCACGCAAATGGAGCGACCTGCCTGCCTCGATGGCGGGGCTGCTGGTGCAGATGGTGACGGTGCTGGTTGTCATTATCGGCGTGTTCCAGATCAAGGCCGGGATCATGACGACGGGTGCGCTCGTCGCCGTGACGATGCTGACCGGCCGTGCGATGGTGCCGGTGTCCGCCGCGATCTCGGTCGTGTCGAAGGGCTATCAGAGCCTGTCGCAGTTCGCGGCGCTCTCCAAAATCCTTGGTGCTGAGCCTGAGCGGGAAACATCCGATCCAGCCGTCAAGACGCGCGCGATCAAGGGTGACATCCGCCTGCAGAACGTCGTCTTCTCTTATTCCGAAGCCGCGACGCCAAGCCTCAAGGACATCACCCTTTCGATCAAGCCGGGCGAGAAAATCGCCCTGATCGGCCGTTCGGGGTCGGGCAAATCTTCGCTGCTGCAACTACTTGCCGGGCTGCGTCAGCCACAGGGCGGCGCGATCACCGTTGATGGCAATGCGATCGACCAATATGCCGTCAGTCACTTGCGTCAGAGCATTTCCTATTCGGCGCAGGACGCGACTTTGTTCAATACGTCGATCTGGGGCAACATCCTGCTCGGCCTTCCCGAACCGGAAGCGGACATCGTGGAGCGCGCCATCGCCGCGTCGGGCCTTGATCGCTTCGTCAGCCGCAGTGTCGAGGGCTATGGCCGCAATGTTGGCCCCAATGGCGTCAAGCTGTCGGGCGGACAGCGGCAGTCGGTTATCCTGGCGCGCGCACTGCTGCGCGATCCGCCGATCCTGCTGCTGGACGAACCTACTGCCGCAATGGACATCAATAGCGAGCAGGCGGTGATGGAGGGCCTGCGCGATGTGGCGAAGGACCGGACGCTGGTGATTGCGACGCATCGCATGGCGCTTCTCGATCTGGTCGACCGGGTGATCTGGCTGGAGGAAGGCAAGGTGTTCGCCGACCGCCCCCGCGCCGAGATCCTGATGATGATGCGCAACCAGCAGGCCGCCAACCGCGCGGCATGA
- a CDS encoding PilZ domain-containing protein produces the protein MALSLRRLFAPKQTFSRSAARYSCKIESTLIVIDRMASFEGRVIDLSSGGAMFRPRLAYLMDRRDVPICLTMGEFEVFGRIMSTSPKGFGLRFDEPIEEEEMTQILAFGDPAAAMAAGVLPGSPPAAAFVR, from the coding sequence ATGGCACTCTCACTGCGCCGCCTTTTTGCTCCAAAGCAAACCTTCAGCCGCTCGGCTGCCCGCTATTCATGCAAGATCGAGAGCACACTGATCGTGATCGACCGTATGGCAAGCTTTGAAGGCAGGGTCATCGATCTTTCCAGCGGCGGCGCGATGTTCCGCCCCCGCCTTGCCTATCTGATGGACCGGCGGGACGTGCCGATCTGCCTCACCATGGGCGAATTCGAAGTGTTCGGGCGCATCATGAGCACTAGCCCCAAAGGTTTCGGCTTGCGGTTCGACGAACCGATCGAAGAAGAGGAAATGACGCAGATCCTGGCGTTCGGCGATCCGGCGGCGGCTATGGCAGCGGGTGTTCTTCCCGGATCGCCCCCCGCCGCCGCGTTCGTGCGTTAG
- a CDS encoding glutaminase, whose protein sequence is MNGTLDTIVADIAREMAEATDRGKVADYIAPLAAVSDKRFGIAVVEASGAVHVAGDADVPFSIQSVSKVFGFTLALGMVGDALWKRVGREPSGSAFNSIVQLETEQGIPRNPFINAGAIVVSDILLGRHEPREAIGEILRFVRGLAGDESILIDEKVAHAEEQTGFRNMALAQYMRAFGNIHHAVERPLGVYFHQCALAMSCRQLAMAGRYLMCGGVNPETGRTIISKQRTRRINAVMMTCGHYDGSGEFAYRVGLSGKSGVGGGILAVAPGVASIAVWSPGLNARGNSQLGTLALERLVQRTGWSVFDPA, encoded by the coding sequence ATGAACGGCACGCTCGACACAATCGTTGCCGATATTGCGCGCGAAATGGCGGAGGCGACCGATCGGGGCAAGGTTGCTGACTATATCGCGCCGCTCGCCGCCGTCTCCGATAAGCGCTTCGGCATTGCGGTTGTAGAGGCGAGTGGCGCCGTCCATGTCGCGGGCGACGCCGACGTGCCGTTTTCGATCCAGAGCGTCTCCAAGGTATTCGGTTTTACGCTCGCGCTCGGCATGGTCGGCGATGCGCTGTGGAAGCGCGTCGGGCGCGAGCCGTCAGGCAGCGCTTTCAACTCGATCGTCCAACTGGAGACCGAACAGGGCATTCCCCGCAATCCCTTCATCAACGCGGGCGCCATCGTCGTCTCGGACATCTTGCTGGGCCGTCATGAACCGCGTGAGGCGATCGGGGAAATCTTGCGCTTCGTGCGCGGCCTCGCTGGCGATGAAAGCATTCTCATCGATGAGAAAGTTGCCCATGCCGAAGAGCAGACCGGCTTCCGCAACATGGCGCTTGCGCAGTATATGCGCGCCTTCGGCAACATCCATCACGCGGTGGAACGGCCGCTGGGCGTCTATTTCCATCAATGCGCGCTGGCGATGAGCTGTCGCCAACTGGCGATGGCGGGGCGCTATCTGATGTGCGGCGGCGTCAATCCGGAAACGGGGCGGACGATCATTTCGAAGCAACGCACGCGGCGCATCAATGCGGTGATGATGACCTGCGGCCATTATGACGGGTCTGGCGAATTCGCCTACCGCGTCGGATTGTCAGGTAAGTCGGGCGTAGGCGGCGGCATTCTCGCTGTAGCGCCGGGCGTCGCTTCGATTGCGGTCTGGTCGCCGGGACTGAATGCGCGCGGCAACTCGCAACTTGGCACGCTGGCGCTGGAACGTCTGGTGCAGCGGACCGGATGGTCGGTGTTCGATCCGGCCTAA